The Nitrospirota bacterium region TCGCGGTGCTGGGAGAGATAGGCGAAGCTTTCCTGCTGAAACGGATCGCGAAGGCCCTGGTTCTTATTGATGGGCCAGGGGCTCAGGAGTGCCGCGGTGTAATGCTTCTGGCTGTCGCGGATCGCTTCGGACACTTCCCGCAGAAACGTGACCGGCAGGGGAACGGCTCCGGGCATGTCATGGTAGCGATCCGTCACCGCGACGCCGTTTTGCGCGATGAGGGGAATCACGACCGTGGCATAGTAGGTCCGGTCCGCCATGATTTGGGTGGCAACCATCTGCGCCTGTTGCCTGACGGACTCTTCCACCCTGGCCATATCGCGGTGCCAGGCAAAGTACCATTCGAGGGCGAGGACGAATCCGGCAATGATCGGGAGGAGCAGAATGACGAGCTTGGTGCCGACGGACCGTTCACGCACCCATTGAAGACCGGGAAGGGGCATCAGCATTCACCACAGGTCTGCGATGCATCATCGCAGGTTCCGGTGTATTGTCAAGCGAAGACACGGTAACGAGCATGACCCTGCGGTGCGGCGTTGGGTTGAATTGACGCGCAGCAGAGGGGTTGTGTATAAGGAATGTACGCGCCGCAGTGTGCGCAGCAGGACTCGAGGAGCAGCTGTCTATGCAACCGCGAGAGTTTCACGACGGGGCCCAAGACGGGCTTGAAGCGCTGGAGTCGCTCGATCCCGAACGCATCCGATCGTTTTCGGACCTGCTGGTCGCGATGCGGAAGACCGCGTTCGGCGGGCGCCGTCTCGGCGAGGCGTTCGAGGTGCTCTGGGCCATGATCGAAGACCCGGACTGCCATGTCGTGCTGACCCTGTCCGGCGCGATGACCATCGCCAAGATGGGCAAGATCATCAGCGGCATGATCGATCACGGGATGGTCCAGGCCGTGGTGTCGACCGGCGCGCTCATCGCGCATGGGCTCAGCGAGTCGGTGGGGAAGACCCATTACCGGCACGATCCGGCCATGACCGATCAGGACCTGTTTCAGAAAGGCTACAACCGCGTCTACGACACGCTGGAGATGGAATCCAACCTGAATTATGTCGAGCAGGTCGTTTCGCGGACGCTCAAGCGGATTTCTCCCGATCAACTGCTGTCGTCCGAGATGCTGACCCGCGAGTTGGGCCAGACCCTGGTCGAGGAGCATGAGGGAACCGGCATCCTCAAGAGCGCCTACATCAAGAACGTGCCGGTCTATATCCCGGCGTTTACCGATTCCGAGATGGGGCTCGACGTGGCGACCTGGGCGATGGGGCGGGCGCTGGATCGGGCCCGCAGCCAGGCCAAGGACGATGCCGCGGTGCTGCGCGCCTTGCACCAGGTGCAGCCCTCCTTCAATCCCTATCTGGACTTGAACAGTTATGCCGACCGGATGCTGTCCGCCAAGCGGCTGGGCATCGTGACGATCGGCGGCGGGGTGCCCAGGAATTGGGCCCAGCAAGTCGCCCCCTACGTGGAGATCAGCAATGTCCGGTTGGGCCTGGACGTCAAGCCGCCGCGCTTCCAGTACGGGGTCCGGATCTGCCCGGAGCCGGATTACTGGGGGGGGCTCAGCGGCTGCACCTACCAGGAAGGCATTTCCTGGGGGAAGTTCGTGCCTCCCGAGGAAGGCGGCCGGTTTGCGGAAGTGTTGAGCGATGCGACGGTGGTCTGGCCGCTCTTGATGGTGGGCCTGCTGGAACGATTGCGTCACAAACCGGCCCAGTCCTGAGCCGAGCCAAGCGGTACGCGCCTGGCGGGACCCTCGATCCGGATGAAGATGCCCGCACCACGCCCTGTCCCACCCCCGTACAGTACCGACCCGGCGCGGTTGGCGCGCGAGGTGGTCGTGGAGACCTGTCGCGCCGGGGGGCCCGGCGGCCAGCATCGCAACGTGACGGATTCGGCGGTGCGGCTGCTGCATGTACCCTCGGGTGTGCAGGTGACGGCGAGCGAGTCGCGCTCGCAGCACCGCAACCGGGCGGTGGCCTGGGAGCGGCTGATCGCCAGGCTGGAGCGGTTGAACCGGGTGCCGGCCAAGCGGGTACCGACACGGCGGTCGAAAGGCGCGGTCGAACGTCGGTTGGCCGAAAAGAAACGGCGCCAGGCGGCCAAGCGGCTGCGCACCACCGCGCGAAACGAAGAATAACAGACGGTACTAAGGCAGCGGTAACAGGGGACACGTGAAAAGAACAGAACCGACGACATTGTCAAAACCCCGCCTACATCCGAGGCGGCCACGGTGGCATGGCTCCCTGTGCCTTGTGACGGTTGTCCTCTTGATGACCGCAGCGGACGTGCGCGGGGAGGGCCTGGATTTTCTGCTGCGCGAAGACGGCCGGCTGCGAGGCAACGTCAAGGCGCCGGTGACTCTCATCGAATATTCCGACTTCACCTGCGGGTTCTGCCAAAAGTGGTTTCAGGAAACCTGGCCGCGCATTCAGGCCAAGTATGTGGACACCGGCAAGGTCCGGTTTTCCTATCGGGACTTTCCGAGGGCGTTCCAGGGGCCGGGACTGGACGGGGCGCTCGCATCCCGTTGTGCCGGCGAGCAGAACCGGTACTGGGCCATGCACGATGAGTTGTGGGGCGACCGGCGGCTCGGCGCGGAAGACCTGCAACGCCACGCCAAAGCTATCAAGCTGGATCTGCCGGCCTTCTCCAAATGTATGCGCGAAGAGCGCCACACGGATGACATCTTTCGGGATCGGGCGGAGGGGACGATTTTGGGTTTCCGGGGGACGCCGGGATTCGTTCTTGTTCGGACCGACTCGTCCGAGAAGGATCCGCCGGTGGTCATCCCTGGCGCCTTCCCGTTCGACGTGTTTGAGGAGCAGATCGATCGCCTGTTGGGGGAAGGGGCAAAAGGGAAGCGTTGAGTCGGCTCGGGAGTTGAATTCCCTGCGCGGGGAGCCTATGCTCTCCGGCAGGACCCGCATCATCGCGGGAGCACATGGGAAAGGAATCATGGCGCACGAACAAGCATTTTGGCCGGTCGAATGTGGAGAAGGGGAGCCGGATTTGCTGGTCTGCATGTCCTGCCTGAGCGAAGTCTTTCGGCGCAAGGTGCCGATGCCGGACTGTCCGACCTGCCACGGGGTCTCCACGTATGAAGCCTTTACCGTGGACTCGATCCAGGATTGGGGGACCGACGAACTCATTGCCAAAGCGCGGGTGGCGCAACAGGATGTGAGTCTGCCTCCGGTCCAGACCAACGACTTCTCTGCGGTCGAATTACCTGAATAACGGGTTGCCTCCGGGCCTGTTCCTGGGGGTGCCGTGAGGATGCGATGGGCGCGCGTCCGTTCCTGATCGGCCAACAGTGGCGTTCCTCGGCCGTGACCGCTTCCGTGCGGAACCCGTACACAGGCGCGCCGGTGGCGGACGTCTGTTTGGCCGGGAAGGCGGAGGCGGACGAGGCCATTGGGGCGGCGATGGTGGCCTGTACCTCCATGCGACGCCTCCCGTCGCATGCCCGGGCCGGCGCGCTGAACAAGATCGCGGAAAGCCTGACCGTCCGGCGCGAGGAGTTCGCCCGAACCATCACTGCGGAAGCCGGCAAACCGATCGCGGATGCGCGACGGGAAGTGGGCCGGGCGATCCAGACCTTTGTGATCGCGGCAGAAGAAGCCAAGCGGTTGCCCGGCGACGTGCTCCCCCTGGACCTGACTCCCGGCACAGACTCCTATCTCGGCATCACCCGGCGCGTGCCGATCGGCCCCATTCTTGGAATCTGCCCCTTTAATTTTCCGCTGAATCTCGTCGCGCACAAAGTAGCGCCGGCCCTGGCTTGCGGCAACCCGATTGTGGTGAAGCCGGCCCCCCAGACCCCGCTCACGTCCCTGCTGTTGGGCGAGGTGATTCTGGAATCGGGGCTCCCCCGTGGGGCCTTCAGCGTCGTGCCCTGCGACAATGCCGTCGCCGAGCAGATGGCGATGGATCCCCGCGTGAAACTGCTCAGCTTCACCGGCAGCGCGGCCGTGGGCTGGATGCTCAAGGCCAAGTGCGGGACCAAGAAGGTGGTGCTGGAGTTGGGGGGCAATGCCGGCGTGATCATCGAGCCGGATGCGGACCTCGAGGTGGCGGCCCAGCGCTGTGCCACCGGCGGCTTTGCCTATGCCGGGCAGACCTGCATCTCGGTGCAGCGGATCCTCGTGCACGAGGCGGCCTATGATCGGTTCGTGCAAGCGCTGCTCGATCGCGTGGCGGCGCTGGCGGTCGGGGACCCGTCGGATGACGCCACCGTGATCGGTCCCTTGATCGACGAAGCGGCGGCCCGCCGGGTGGAAGCCTGGGTGGCCGAAGCGGTGGCGCAAGGCGCATCGTTGCTGGCGGGCGGGCGGCGAACCGGTGCGCTCGTGGAGGCGACGGTGCTGGCCGATGTGGCGCCCGACATGAAAGTTTCCTGCCGGGAAGTGTTCGGGCCGGTCGTGACCCTCTCCCGGTACAAGCGCTTCGAGGACGCGCTGGAGGCGTTGAACGATTCCGAGTTCGGCCTGCAGGCCGGAGTCTTTACGAGGGACGTGGACCGCATTTTTCGCGCCTACCGCGATCTGGACGTGGGGGCCGTGCTGGCCAACGAAATTCCCACCTTCCGGGCCGACCACATGCCCTACGGCGGCGTGAAAGCCTCCGGGCTCGGCCGCGAGGGGGTCCGCTACGCCATCGAGGACATGACCGAGCTCAAACTGCTGGTGCTCAATCTGAAAGATTCCGGGCCGATCTGATGTCCTGCCCGGCCTCGCGGTCTGTGTCTGGCCGCCGGTCTGAAAAAAACTTTCCCGCCGTATTGCGGAAACCTCGGCAAATTGATACAACTGCGACCCTGTGCGTCTGTATCAATGGCGTGGCGTTCGGCCGTTCTGCGAAGACGGAAGCCGGGGCTGTGAGCCTGGGCTTCTGTGCCGATCATGAGGCAGGAGGGAGTCACGATGGTTCCATCGCATATGTTCCTGACGCGGGGCGTGGGAGTCCACAAGGAAAAGCTCTCGTCGTTTGAGCTGGCCTTACGGAGCGCCGGGGTTGCCTACTGCAATCTCGTGACCGTCTCCTCCATTTTCCCGCCGGAGTGCAAAATCATCCCGCGCAAACGGGGCGAATCCCTGCTCAATCCCGGTGAAATCACCCATTGCGTCATGGCCCGGTCGGAGACCAACGAACGCAACCGGCTGGTGTCCGCCTCCATCGGCCTGGCCATCCCGACGGATCGGCGCATCTACGGCTATCTGTCCGAACACCATGCCCACGGCGAGACGGACGAAGAGACCGGCGAGTACACGGAAGATCTGGCGGCGCAGATGCTCGCCACCACGTTGGGCATCGAGTTCGATTCGAACCTGGCCTGGAAAGAACGGGAACAGGTGTTCAAGATGGGTGGCAAGATCGTCCGGACCATGAACATCACCCAGTCGGCGATCGGCAAGGCCAATCGCTGGACCACGGTCGTGGCCTTGGCGGTGTTTATTCCGCTCGAAAACCTGCCCAAGAAAACGCGTTCCCGGAGGTAAGCCGGCCTATGGCGCTTCCCGCTGGGTGGCTCGGGGTGGACGAGAATTTTCTCGGCCTCGACGAGCCCTGGTGTCACCCAGACCGAGCCGGCGTCCGCGTCCTGCCCGCTCCCTACGAACATACCTCCAGCTACATTCTCGGATCGGACCGGGGACCTTCCGCGATCATTGAAGCCTCCCAGCAGGTCGAGCTCTACGACGAAACGCTCGACCGCGAGCCCTACCGCGAGTGGGGCGGCGTGGCTACCGCGGTTCCGCTGGATTTGGGCGGCAAGGTAGACCGGGCGGCGGTGGAGGCGATCGAAGCTTTCGTGCAGCCGCACGTCGGGGAAGGCCGCTTTGCGCTGACACTGACGGGAGAGCATACCGGCGCGTTGGGCGCCATCCGCGCCCATGCCAAACGATACCCGGACCTCTGCGTGGTCCAGATCGACGCGCACGGCGACTTGCGCCAGGCCTATCACGATAACCCCTTCAGCCACGCCAGCGTCATGGCCCGGGTCGTGGAAGACGGGCTTCCCCTCGTGCAGGTCGGGATTCGCTCGATCTCGCCCGAGGAGATCGCCCTGATCGCCAAGACCGAGTCCATCAGCACCTTTTTCGCCGCGAAGATTCTGGACCCCTCCGGTCCCTATGAGGGCAAGGCGGTCCACTGGGTGCCCGAGGTCGTCAAGGCCTGCCGCGGCCCCGTCTATCTGACGTTTGACTGCGATGGGCTGGATGCGTCGCTGGTGCCGGCGCTGGGCACGCCCGAGCCGGGCGGGCTTGGCTGGTACGACACGCTGACCCTGGTCACGGCCCTGGCCGACGGGCCGGGTATCGTCGGCATGGATGTGAGCGAGATCGCGCCGATCGAGGGGTTCGCTGCGCCGCAGTTTGCCATCGCTCGCCTGATCTATCGCATTCTGGGCCGCATCCGCGCCGGCCGCAGGTAGGCGCGGAAAACGCTCCCCAACTTTGTTCTCGGTCGCTCGAACCCCTCAACGTACGGCAAGGCGAGAGGCAACGTACCTATCCGCTCGCAGGTGATCGAAGCGAGCGGTTCAAGCGAAGCTTGGTATGGACCTCCTCGGGGGCCTCACTCCCCGCGGCCTTGCCACGGGGCAAGGCGCGTCTTGGCGCGCCAGGGGTGGGCGGGTGAGAAGGCGGCCTTTTTCAGCAGCCTAGAGGGAAAGCCAGCTGTTATCTAACTG contains the following coding sequences:
- a CDS encoding deoxyhypusine synthase — its product is MQPREFHDGAQDGLEALESLDPERIRSFSDLLVAMRKTAFGGRRLGEAFEVLWAMIEDPDCHVVLTLSGAMTIAKMGKIISGMIDHGMVQAVVSTGALIAHGLSESVGKTHYRHDPAMTDQDLFQKGYNRVYDTLEMESNLNYVEQVVSRTLKRISPDQLLSSEMLTRELGQTLVEEHEGTGILKSAYIKNVPVYIPAFTDSEMGLDVATWAMGRALDRARSQAKDDAAVLRALHQVQPSFNPYLDLNSYADRMLSAKRLGIVTIGGGVPRNWAQQVAPYVEISNVRLGLDVKPPRFQYGVRICPEPDYWGGLSGCTYQEGISWGKFVPPEEGGRFAEVLSDATVVWPLLMVGLLERLRHKPAQS
- a CDS encoding peptide chain release factor-like protein; this translates as MPAPRPVPPPYSTDPARLAREVVVETCRAGGPGGQHRNVTDSAVRLLHVPSGVQVTASESRSQHRNRAVAWERLIARLERLNRVPAKRVPTRRSKGAVERRLAEKKRRQAAKRLRTTARNEE
- a CDS encoding aldehyde dehydrogenase family protein, translating into MGARPFLIGQQWRSSAVTASVRNPYTGAPVADVCLAGKAEADEAIGAAMVACTSMRRLPSHARAGALNKIAESLTVRREEFARTITAEAGKPIADARREVGRAIQTFVIAAEEAKRLPGDVLPLDLTPGTDSYLGITRRVPIGPILGICPFNFPLNLVAHKVAPALACGNPIVVKPAPQTPLTSLLLGEVILESGLPRGAFSVVPCDNAVAEQMAMDPRVKLLSFTGSAAVGWMLKAKCGTKKVVLELGGNAGVIIEPDADLEVAAQRCATGGFAYAGQTCISVQRILVHEAAYDRFVQALLDRVAALAVGDPSDDATVIGPLIDEAAARRVEAWVAEAVAQGASLLAGGRRTGALVEATVLADVAPDMKVSCREVFGPVVTLSRYKRFEDALEALNDSEFGLQAGVFTRDVDRIFRAYRDLDVGAVLANEIPTFRADHMPYGGVKASGLGREGVRYAIEDMTELKLLVLNLKDSGPI
- a CDS encoding arginine decarboxylase, pyruvoyl-dependent; this translates as MVPSHMFLTRGVGVHKEKLSSFELALRSAGVAYCNLVTVSSIFPPECKIIPRKRGESLLNPGEITHCVMARSETNERNRLVSASIGLAIPTDRRIYGYLSEHHAHGETDEETGEYTEDLAAQMLATTLGIEFDSNLAWKEREQVFKMGGKIVRTMNITQSAIGKANRWTTVVALAVFIPLENLPKKTRSRR
- the speB gene encoding agmatinase, with amino-acid sequence MALPAGWLGVDENFLGLDEPWCHPDRAGVRVLPAPYEHTSSYILGSDRGPSAIIEASQQVELYDETLDREPYREWGGVATAVPLDLGGKVDRAAVEAIEAFVQPHVGEGRFALTLTGEHTGALGAIRAHAKRYPDLCVVQIDAHGDLRQAYHDNPFSHASVMARVVEDGLPLVQVGIRSISPEEIALIAKTESISTFFAAKILDPSGPYEGKAVHWVPEVVKACRGPVYLTFDCDGLDASLVPALGTPEPGGLGWYDTLTLVTALADGPGIVGMDVSEIAPIEGFAAPQFAIARLIYRILGRIRAGRR